A window of the Sciurus carolinensis chromosome 19 unlocalized genomic scaffold, mSciCar1.2 SUPER_34, whole genome shotgun sequence genome harbors these coding sequences:
- the LOC124973533 gene encoding olfactory receptor 14A16-like, giving the protein MDNFTSRSTFLLMGFSHIRELQILHAMLFLMAYLAALLGNLLIITLITKDQGLHTPMYFFLKNLSFLDLCLISITVPKSIANSLMNRNTISFPGCVAQVFFFFLLATTEVALLTVMSYDRYVAICHPLRYESLMSPGACVQMAASSWVSGGLNAVLHTAATFSVPMCGPPDVHQFFCDIPQLLALACSYNVGELVVIGLSLLLDFACFVLMDISYLRIFSAVLRMPSAVGRSKAFSTCLPHLLVVTLFLSSGFFAYLRPLPKSPSVLDLLVSVFYTLVPPTMNPLIYSLRNKDMKVALRRLLVNRCPPSS; this is encoded by the coding sequence ATGGACAACTTCACCTCCCGGAGCACCTTCCTCCTCATGGGGTTCTCTCACATCCGGGAGCTCCAGATCCTGCATGCCATGCTCTTTCTGATGGCTTACCTGGCTGCCCTTCTCGGGAACCTCCTCATCATCACCCTCATCACCAAGGATCAGGGGctgcacacccccatgtacttcttcctgaaGAACTTGTCCTTCCTGGATCTGTGCCTCATCTCCATCACTGTTCCCAAATCCATAGCGAACTCTCTAATGAATCGCAACACCATTTCATTCCCTGGGTGTGTTGcccaggtctttttctttttcctcttagcCACTACGGAGGTAGCCCTCCTCACGGTCATGTCCTatgaccgctacgtggccatctgcCACCCGCTTAGGTATGAGAGCCTCATGAGTCCTGGGGCATGTGTGCAGATGGCCGCCTCCTCCTGGGTCAGTGGAGGACTCAATGCAGTTCTGCACACAGCCGCTACCTTCTCTGTCCCCATGTGTGGGCCTCCTGACGTTCACCAGTTCTTCTGTGACATCCCACAGCTGCTGGCCCTGGCCTGCTCCTACAACGTGGGGGAGCTAGTGGTCATAGGGCTGAGCCTGCTACTGGACTTCGCCTGCTTTGTGCTCATGGATATTTCTTACCTTCGCATCTTCTCCGCCGTGCTCAGGATGCCCTCTGCAGTGGGCAGGTCCAAAGCTTTCTCCACGTGTCTGCCTCATCTCCTTGTTGTGACTCTGTTCCTCTCTTCTGGCTTTTTTGCCTACTTACGGCCCCTGCCAAAATCTCCATCAGTCCTGGACTTGCTGGTTTCGGTATTCTATACGCTGGTGCCACCCACCATGAATCCcctcatctacagtctgaggaacaagGACATGAAGGTGGCCCTGAGGAGGCTGCTGGTGAACAGGTGTCCTCCTTCCAGTTAG